In Streptomyces capitiformicae, one genomic interval encodes:
- a CDS encoding branched-chain amino acid ABC transporter permease/ATP-binding protein: protein MASLTYDLTLAGLSVGSAAALTGIGLIVTYRATGVLNFAHGAIAMVCAYLLRQFTVEWGRPLWFGAAVTLLVVAPAIGLVLERFVFRPLAVLGGDPAQTLVASLGVFVLLVGGAALLWGQGARADAPTLVAADPWGQLAVAVAIAAAVGAVTRWTRFGRELRAVVDDRSLAVLGGIDADRVAAAGWAFGSFTAGLTGVLLAPYVRLDPYGMPLLVMEVVAVAVAARMRSLPVAVVVALGIGVAQSQLTRLHPSGWAEPLVQAVGANLFVVALLIAALVLPGVGTRDALPRTATARAETPAGAWTVAVILFLIPLGFAGRDLHTSVQVPALGVILLSLVVVTGRGGQISLGQAAYAGLGALFTALLAAGRFPFLPALPELTALLAAVLLVAPLGLLTGWPAISRHGLALALATFAVGVGVSRFVFAQPYATSGLTLSRPAGFAGDRAYYVLELGLLACALTATGLLRRGRTGRALAAMRDHESGASAAGVPVPSLKLTAFVAGAALAALGGGMLAMGVRAFDPAAYDPVRGLLWFAAIVVLGADNTLGALAAAALLVGLDAGARGGVAAALIGVLALLVGRFPAGPYETVRAAVVRLRSGRRGVLTPLGAGVRGRLRAREAAAGAGAEPPRPASGAPGPLEPMEHADQNDGSPGTAQYSGRSRGLFPSLSSPPPPPPPPPPHTLRARRLRVAYGGFTALDGVDVDVLPGRVSAVVGPNGAGKSTLFHCLAGTLRPDQGSVRLGERDVTRLSAHARTRLGVARTFQQLAVFPSLTVAENVRVGAEQGWVADPGATERALRLFGLDGPMRASPAAGLPTGTLRRVELARAFAGSPRVLLLDEPSAGLDTGEVAALARVLRALAADGTALLVVEHDLDLVADLADVVHVMTAGRIVTSGPADQVLRTLDPRDTAVE from the coding sequence ATGGCGTCGCTGACGTACGACCTCACGCTGGCCGGGCTGTCTGTCGGCAGCGCGGCGGCCCTCACCGGAATCGGCCTGATCGTGACGTACCGGGCCACCGGTGTGCTCAACTTCGCGCACGGGGCGATCGCGATGGTGTGCGCGTATCTGCTGCGCCAGTTCACCGTGGAGTGGGGCCGGCCGCTCTGGTTCGGTGCCGCCGTGACCCTGCTGGTGGTGGCCCCCGCGATCGGACTGGTCCTGGAACGCTTCGTCTTCCGCCCGCTCGCCGTGCTGGGCGGCGACCCGGCGCAGACCCTCGTGGCCTCCCTCGGCGTCTTCGTCCTCCTCGTCGGCGGGGCCGCGCTGCTGTGGGGCCAGGGGGCGCGGGCGGACGCGCCGACGCTGGTGGCGGCGGACCCTTGGGGGCAGCTCGCGGTGGCCGTGGCCATCGCGGCGGCCGTGGGCGCGGTCACGCGGTGGACCCGCTTCGGGCGCGAACTACGAGCTGTCGTGGACGACAGATCCCTCGCCGTCCTCGGCGGCATCGACGCCGACCGGGTCGCCGCCGCGGGCTGGGCGTTCGGCTCGTTCACGGCGGGCCTGACCGGCGTACTGCTGGCCCCTTACGTGCGCCTCGACCCGTACGGCATGCCGCTGCTCGTGATGGAGGTGGTCGCCGTGGCGGTCGCCGCCCGGATGCGCAGCCTGCCGGTGGCCGTGGTGGTGGCGCTGGGCATCGGCGTCGCCCAGAGCCAGCTGACCAGGCTGCACCCCTCGGGCTGGGCGGAGCCGTTGGTCCAGGCCGTGGGCGCCAACCTCTTCGTGGTGGCGCTGCTGATCGCGGCCCTGGTCCTGCCCGGCGTCGGCACACGGGACGCCCTGCCGCGTACGGCGACCGCGCGGGCCGAGACGCCGGCGGGTGCCTGGACCGTGGCGGTGATCCTGTTTCTGATCCCGCTCGGCTTCGCGGGCCGGGACCTGCACACGTCCGTCCAGGTCCCGGCCCTGGGCGTGATCCTGTTGTCCCTGGTCGTGGTGACGGGCCGGGGCGGCCAGATCTCCCTCGGCCAGGCGGCGTACGCGGGCCTGGGCGCGCTGTTCACGGCGCTGCTGGCGGCCGGCCGTTTCCCGTTCCTGCCGGCGCTGCCCGAACTGACCGCGCTCCTGGCGGCCGTACTGCTCGTGGCTCCCCTTGGCCTGCTGACGGGCTGGCCCGCGATCAGCCGCCACGGCCTGGCGCTGGCCCTGGCCACGTTCGCGGTGGGTGTCGGGGTGAGCCGCTTCGTCTTCGCCCAGCCGTACGCGACGTCCGGTCTCACGCTGTCCCGCCCGGCGGGCTTCGCCGGCGACCGCGCGTACTACGTCCTGGAGTTGGGGTTGCTGGCATGCGCGCTGACGGCCACCGGCCTGCTCCGCCGGGGCCGCACCGGCCGGGCCCTGGCGGCCATGCGGGACCACGAGTCGGGGGCCTCCGCGGCAGGCGTACCCGTCCCCTCCCTCAAGCTGACGGCCTTCGTCGCGGGCGCCGCCCTGGCCGCCCTCGGCGGCGGCATGCTCGCCATGGGCGTCCGCGCCTTCGACCCCGCCGCCTACGACCCCGTCCGCGGCCTCCTCTGGTTCGCCGCGATCGTCGTCCTGGGCGCCGACAACACACTGGGCGCCCTCGCCGCGGCCGCCCTGCTGGTGGGCCTGGACGCGGGCGCCAGGGGCGGCGTGGCAGCCGCGCTGATCGGCGTCCTGGCACTACTGGTGGGCCGCTTCCCCGCCGGACCGTACGAGACGGTACGCGCGGCGGTCGTACGGCTGCGGTCGGGGCGCCGCGGGGTGTTGACGCCGCTGGGGGCGGGGGTACGCGGCAGGCTCCGGGCACGGGAAGCCGCGGCGGGCGCGGGTGCGGAGCCGCCGCGCCCCGCATCCGGTGCCCCAGGACCGCTGGAGCCGATGGAACACGCCGACCAGAACGACGGTTCGCCGGGCACGGCGCAGTACAGCGGTCGAAGCAGGGGACTGTTTCCCTCACTTTCTTCTCCCCCTCCCCCTCCCCCTCCCCCTCCCCCGCACACCCTCCGCGCGCGCCGGCTCCGCGTCGCCTACGGCGGTTTCACCGCTCTCGACGGTGTTGATGTCGACGTCCTCCCGGGCCGGGTCAGCGCGGTCGTGGGGCCCAACGGGGCCGGGAAGAGCACACTGTTCCACTGTCTGGCCGGGACGCTGCGGCCCGATCAGGGGTCGGTCCGCCTCGGGGAGCGGGATGTCACGCGGCTGTCCGCGCATGCCCGTACCCGGCTCGGTGTCGCGCGGACGTTTCAACAGCTGGCCGTTTTCCCCTCATTGACCGTGGCCGAAAATGTTCGGGTGGGCGCTGAACAGGGGTGGGTCGCCGACCCCGGGGCCACCGAGCGGGCACTGCGGTTGTTCGGGCTCGACGGGCCGATGCGGGCGTCGCCCGCGGCCGGGCTGCCGACCGGGACGCTGCGACGGGTCGAGCTGGCGCGGGCGTTCGCCGGGAGTCCGCGCGTGTTGCTGCTCGACGAGCCCTCCGCCGGGCTCGACACGGGTGAAGTGGCCGCCCTCGCCCGCGTGTTGCGTGCCCTCGCGGCGGACGGGACGGCCCTGCTGGTCGTCGAGCACGACCTCGACCTCGTCGCGGACCTCGCGGACGTCGTGCACGTCATGACGGCGGGCCGGATCGTCACCTCCGGCCCCGCCGACCAAGTTCTGCGCACGCTCGACCCGCGCGACACGGCGGTCGAATGA